One part of the Odontesthes bonariensis isolate fOdoBon6 chromosome 15, fOdoBon6.hap1, whole genome shotgun sequence genome encodes these proteins:
- the prg4b gene encoding proteoglycan 4b isoform X3, with translation MSSKVLCAVFLLACALKCSLAQRSCKGECGAEYYRGYMCQCDYTCLSYGECCQDYESQCTTKNSCMGRCGESFKRGRRCSCDSDCVKYNQCCPDFKTHCDADEIRRAASETTAPRKTSSCDNVNDSKHKEPTLTEATEQTPFNEDNSAAADDYSDPLDSPTSYPPDDSSDDVYSTVPSSDYFSKNGVEDLEVSPVPESSSRNGPSTNDPLDQVTIEPTLATDTLEFTTEKVFSQTKGTPSENDLPILNPTTGDATTESTDAGDLKIPPEEVTSLDDIEITVDLDSSQLISTSVSPMEPTASTPDIEATTPLSDEQEVTTINTQDSNTVLETSQVTTVPTSSTLASNPEETTSNPNTEDITSDPPFLLKEPEDPTTPISPGGAGNLSELDEITTHIPPSTAAVQDDTTKNVTPEVTTADALKVTMEPTSPPDSGPASKPQGKPDPHKLKPTPKPDTKPLDTQTLNLDNTRDYQADDSNDTNLCSGRPVSAVTTLRNGTMVVFRGHYFWFLDRHSVPSPAQGITQVWGVPSPIDTVFTRCNCQGKTYILKGGRYWRFENDALDPGYPKVTKLGFDGLQGHITAALSVPQYKTRRESVYFFKRGGFVQKYSYQFGTSSTCGKKVHNPIYAVHTRMARQAVSVLGPAINIRTMWRGFPSTITAAASVPSSREPEGYKYYVFSRSATALNVRIDGKRPVIAAPKANVSPQTNKLFQCPKKS, from the exons ATGTCTTCCAAAGtactttgtgctgtttttttgcTGGCTTGTGCTTTGAAATGTAGTTTGGCTCAGA GAAGCTGCAAAGGAGAATGTGGTGCTGAGTACTACAGGGGTTACATGTGCCAGTGTGACTATACCTGCCTGTCTTATGGAGAGTGCTGCCAAGATTATGAATCTCAATGCACCACAA AAAACTCGTGTATGGGCCGGTGTGGAGAATCCTTCAAGAGGGGACGACGGTGTAGCTGCGACTCTGATTGTGTGAAGTACAACCAGTGTTGTCCAGATTTTAAGACCCACTGCGATGCAGATG AAATCAGAAGAGCAGCCAGTGAGACAACAGCACCAAGGAAGACTAGTTCTTGCGATAATGTTAATGATAGCAAACATAAAG AGCCAACTCTGACTGAGGCAACAGAGCAGACTCCCTTCAATGAAGACAACAGTGCAG CGGCGGATGACTATTCAGATCCTCTGGACAGTCCAACATCATACCCACCAGATGATTCCAGTGATG ATGTGTACAGCACGGTCCCTTCCAGTGACTATTTTTCCAAGAATGGAGTGGAGGATCTGGAGGTGAGTCCAGTCCCAGAGAGCAGCAGTAGGAATGGACCATCTACAAATGACCCGCTAGATCAAGTTACAATTGAACCCACTCTGGCTACAGACACTCTGGAGTTCACCACAGAGAAAgtcttttctcaaacaaagggAACTCCTTCAGAAAATGACCTTCCCATCCTTAACCCCACTACTGGAGATGCCACAACTGAGAGCACAG ATGCTGGAGATCTTAAAATTCCCCCTGAAGAAGTAACAAGTCTCGATGATATAGAGATCACAGTTGACCTCGACTCCAGCCAACTTATTTCAACCTCAGTGTCACCAATGGAACCTACAGCTTCAACACCAGACATCGAGGCTACCACTCCTCTGTCAGACGAGCAAGAAGTCACAACCATCAACACACAGGACTCAAACACAGTCCTAGAAACCTCCCAGGTCACCACCGTCCCTACCTCATCAACATTGGCTTCAAACCCAGAGGAAACAACTTCAAACCCCAACACTGAGGACATCACCAGTGACCCTCCCTTTTTACTGAAAGAACCTGAAGATCCCACTACCCCTATATctccaggaggagctgggaatTTATCAGAGCTTGATGAAATAACAACCCACATTCCCCCATCCACAGCTGCAGTGCAGGATGACACCACAAAAAATGTTACACCAGAGGTAACAACTGCAGATGCACTTAAAGTTACCATGGAACCGACCAGTCCTCCAGACTCTGGACCTGCCTCAAAACCCCAGGGCAAACCTGACCCACACAAACTAAAGCCCACCCCTAAACCTGATACTAAGCCCCTGGATACACAAACCCTGAATTTAGACAACACAAGAGATTATCAAGCAG ATGACAGCAATGACACAAACCTGTGCAGTGGGCGGCCGGTCAGTGCAGTCACCACACTGAGGAACGGCACGATGGTGGTGTTCAGAG GTCACTACTTCTGGTTCCTGGATAGACACAGTGTACCAAGCCCAGCCCAAGGTATCACACAAGTGTGGGGCGTCCCTTCCCCAATTGACACTGTGTTCACTCGCTGCAACTGCCAGGGCAAAACATACATTCTTAAG GGAGGCCGATACTGGCGATTTGAAAACGATGCTCTGGACCCTGGATATCCCAAAGTCACTAAACTAGGCTTTGATGGGCTCCAGGGCCACATTACAGCTGCCCTGTCTGTGCCTCAGTACAAAACCAGGAGAGAGTCCGTCTACTTCTTCAAGAGAG GAGGATTTGTTCAGAAATATTCCTACCAGTTTGGCACCAGTTCAACGTGTGGCAAGAAAGTCCACAATCCCATTTACGCAGTTCACACCCGAATGGCCCGGCAAGCAG TGTCTGTTTTAGGACCAGCCATCAACATCCGGACAATGTGGAGAGGCTTCCCCTCCACCATCACAGCTGCTGCGTCTGTCCCGAGCAGCAGGGAGCCGGAGGGGTACAAATATTATGTCTTCTCCAGAT CAGCAACCGCCCTCAATGTGAGGATCGATGGCAAGCGTCCCGTCATCGCTGCTCCGAAAGCAAACGTGTCCCCTCAGACCAACAAATTATTTCAATGTCCCAAAAAATCCTAA
- the prg4b gene encoding proteoglycan 4b isoform X2 has translation MSYASFQIYRTMSSKVLCAVFLLACALKCSLAQRSCKGECGAEYYRGYMCQCDYTCLSYGECCQDYESQCTTKNSCMGRCGESFKRGRRCSCDSDCVKYNQCCPDFKTHCDADEIRRAASETTAPRKTSSCDNVNDSKHKEPTLTEATEQTPFNEDNSAAADDYSDPLDSPTSYPPDDSSDDVYSTVPSSDYFSKNGVEDLEVSPVPESSSRNGPSTNDPLDQVTIEPTLATDTLEFTTEKVFSQTKGTPSENDLPILNPTTGDATTESTDAGDLKIPPEEVTSLDDIEITVDLDSSQLISTSVSPMEPTASTPDIEATTPLSDEQEVTTINTQDSNTVLETSQVTTVPTSSTLASNPEETTSNPNTEDITSDPPFLLKEPEDPTTPISPGGAGNLSELDEITTHIPPSTAAVQDDTTKNVTPEVTTADALKVTMEPTSPPDSGPASKPQGKPDPHKLKPTPKPDTKPLDTQTLNLDNTRDYQADDSNDTNLCSGRPVSAVTTLRNGTMVVFRGHYFWFLDRHSVPSPAQGITQVWGVPSPIDTVFTRCNCQGKTYILKGGRYWRFENDALDPGYPKVTKLGFDGLQGHITAALSVPQYKTRRESVYFFKRGGFVQKYSYQFGTSSTCGKKVHNPIYAVHTRMARQAVSVLGPAINIRTMWRGFPSTITAAASVPSSREPEGYKYYVFSRSTALNVRIDGKRPVIAAPKANVSPQTNKLFQCPKKS, from the exons ATGTCTTATGCTTCCTTTCAGATCTACAGGACAATGTCTTCCAAAGtactttgtgctgtttttttgcTGGCTTGTGCTTTGAAATGTAGTTTGGCTCAGA GAAGCTGCAAAGGAGAATGTGGTGCTGAGTACTACAGGGGTTACATGTGCCAGTGTGACTATACCTGCCTGTCTTATGGAGAGTGCTGCCAAGATTATGAATCTCAATGCACCACAA AAAACTCGTGTATGGGCCGGTGTGGAGAATCCTTCAAGAGGGGACGACGGTGTAGCTGCGACTCTGATTGTGTGAAGTACAACCAGTGTTGTCCAGATTTTAAGACCCACTGCGATGCAGATG AAATCAGAAGAGCAGCCAGTGAGACAACAGCACCAAGGAAGACTAGTTCTTGCGATAATGTTAATGATAGCAAACATAAAG AGCCAACTCTGACTGAGGCAACAGAGCAGACTCCCTTCAATGAAGACAACAGTGCAG CGGCGGATGACTATTCAGATCCTCTGGACAGTCCAACATCATACCCACCAGATGATTCCAGTGATG ATGTGTACAGCACGGTCCCTTCCAGTGACTATTTTTCCAAGAATGGAGTGGAGGATCTGGAGGTGAGTCCAGTCCCAGAGAGCAGCAGTAGGAATGGACCATCTACAAATGACCCGCTAGATCAAGTTACAATTGAACCCACTCTGGCTACAGACACTCTGGAGTTCACCACAGAGAAAgtcttttctcaaacaaagggAACTCCTTCAGAAAATGACCTTCCCATCCTTAACCCCACTACTGGAGATGCCACAACTGAGAGCACAG ATGCTGGAGATCTTAAAATTCCCCCTGAAGAAGTAACAAGTCTCGATGATATAGAGATCACAGTTGACCTCGACTCCAGCCAACTTATTTCAACCTCAGTGTCACCAATGGAACCTACAGCTTCAACACCAGACATCGAGGCTACCACTCCTCTGTCAGACGAGCAAGAAGTCACAACCATCAACACACAGGACTCAAACACAGTCCTAGAAACCTCCCAGGTCACCACCGTCCCTACCTCATCAACATTGGCTTCAAACCCAGAGGAAACAACTTCAAACCCCAACACTGAGGACATCACCAGTGACCCTCCCTTTTTACTGAAAGAACCTGAAGATCCCACTACCCCTATATctccaggaggagctgggaatTTATCAGAGCTTGATGAAATAACAACCCACATTCCCCCATCCACAGCTGCAGTGCAGGATGACACCACAAAAAATGTTACACCAGAGGTAACAACTGCAGATGCACTTAAAGTTACCATGGAACCGACCAGTCCTCCAGACTCTGGACCTGCCTCAAAACCCCAGGGCAAACCTGACCCACACAAACTAAAGCCCACCCCTAAACCTGATACTAAGCCCCTGGATACACAAACCCTGAATTTAGACAACACAAGAGATTATCAAGCAG ATGACAGCAATGACACAAACCTGTGCAGTGGGCGGCCGGTCAGTGCAGTCACCACACTGAGGAACGGCACGATGGTGGTGTTCAGAG GTCACTACTTCTGGTTCCTGGATAGACACAGTGTACCAAGCCCAGCCCAAGGTATCACACAAGTGTGGGGCGTCCCTTCCCCAATTGACACTGTGTTCACTCGCTGCAACTGCCAGGGCAAAACATACATTCTTAAG GGAGGCCGATACTGGCGATTTGAAAACGATGCTCTGGACCCTGGATATCCCAAAGTCACTAAACTAGGCTTTGATGGGCTCCAGGGCCACATTACAGCTGCCCTGTCTGTGCCTCAGTACAAAACCAGGAGAGAGTCCGTCTACTTCTTCAAGAGAG GAGGATTTGTTCAGAAATATTCCTACCAGTTTGGCACCAGTTCAACGTGTGGCAAGAAAGTCCACAATCCCATTTACGCAGTTCACACCCGAATGGCCCGGCAAGCAG TGTCTGTTTTAGGACCAGCCATCAACATCCGGACAATGTGGAGAGGCTTCCCCTCCACCATCACAGCTGCTGCGTCTGTCCCGAGCAGCAGGGAGCCGGAGGGGTACAAATATTATGTCTTCTCCAGAT CAACCGCCCTCAATGTGAGGATCGATGGCAAGCGTCCCGTCATCGCTGCTCCGAAAGCAAACGTGTCCCCTCAGACCAACAAATTATTTCAATGTCCCAAAAAATCCTAA
- the prg4b gene encoding proteoglycan 4b isoform X1: protein MSYASFQIYRTMSSKVLCAVFLLACALKCSLAQRSCKGECGAEYYRGYMCQCDYTCLSYGECCQDYESQCTTKNSCMGRCGESFKRGRRCSCDSDCVKYNQCCPDFKTHCDADEIRRAASETTAPRKTSSCDNVNDSKHKEPTLTEATEQTPFNEDNSAAADDYSDPLDSPTSYPPDDSSDDVYSTVPSSDYFSKNGVEDLEVSPVPESSSRNGPSTNDPLDQVTIEPTLATDTLEFTTEKVFSQTKGTPSENDLPILNPTTGDATTESTDAGDLKIPPEEVTSLDDIEITVDLDSSQLISTSVSPMEPTASTPDIEATTPLSDEQEVTTINTQDSNTVLETSQVTTVPTSSTLASNPEETTSNPNTEDITSDPPFLLKEPEDPTTPISPGGAGNLSELDEITTHIPPSTAAVQDDTTKNVTPEVTTADALKVTMEPTSPPDSGPASKPQGKPDPHKLKPTPKPDTKPLDTQTLNLDNTRDYQADDSNDTNLCSGRPVSAVTTLRNGTMVVFRGHYFWFLDRHSVPSPAQGITQVWGVPSPIDTVFTRCNCQGKTYILKGGRYWRFENDALDPGYPKVTKLGFDGLQGHITAALSVPQYKTRRESVYFFKRGGFVQKYSYQFGTSSTCGKKVHNPIYAVHTRMARQAVSVLGPAINIRTMWRGFPSTITAAASVPSSREPEGYKYYVFSRSATALNVRIDGKRPVIAAPKANVSPQTNKLFQCPKKS, encoded by the exons ATGTCTTATGCTTCCTTTCAGATCTACAGGACAATGTCTTCCAAAGtactttgtgctgtttttttgcTGGCTTGTGCTTTGAAATGTAGTTTGGCTCAGA GAAGCTGCAAAGGAGAATGTGGTGCTGAGTACTACAGGGGTTACATGTGCCAGTGTGACTATACCTGCCTGTCTTATGGAGAGTGCTGCCAAGATTATGAATCTCAATGCACCACAA AAAACTCGTGTATGGGCCGGTGTGGAGAATCCTTCAAGAGGGGACGACGGTGTAGCTGCGACTCTGATTGTGTGAAGTACAACCAGTGTTGTCCAGATTTTAAGACCCACTGCGATGCAGATG AAATCAGAAGAGCAGCCAGTGAGACAACAGCACCAAGGAAGACTAGTTCTTGCGATAATGTTAATGATAGCAAACATAAAG AGCCAACTCTGACTGAGGCAACAGAGCAGACTCCCTTCAATGAAGACAACAGTGCAG CGGCGGATGACTATTCAGATCCTCTGGACAGTCCAACATCATACCCACCAGATGATTCCAGTGATG ATGTGTACAGCACGGTCCCTTCCAGTGACTATTTTTCCAAGAATGGAGTGGAGGATCTGGAGGTGAGTCCAGTCCCAGAGAGCAGCAGTAGGAATGGACCATCTACAAATGACCCGCTAGATCAAGTTACAATTGAACCCACTCTGGCTACAGACACTCTGGAGTTCACCACAGAGAAAgtcttttctcaaacaaagggAACTCCTTCAGAAAATGACCTTCCCATCCTTAACCCCACTACTGGAGATGCCACAACTGAGAGCACAG ATGCTGGAGATCTTAAAATTCCCCCTGAAGAAGTAACAAGTCTCGATGATATAGAGATCACAGTTGACCTCGACTCCAGCCAACTTATTTCAACCTCAGTGTCACCAATGGAACCTACAGCTTCAACACCAGACATCGAGGCTACCACTCCTCTGTCAGACGAGCAAGAAGTCACAACCATCAACACACAGGACTCAAACACAGTCCTAGAAACCTCCCAGGTCACCACCGTCCCTACCTCATCAACATTGGCTTCAAACCCAGAGGAAACAACTTCAAACCCCAACACTGAGGACATCACCAGTGACCCTCCCTTTTTACTGAAAGAACCTGAAGATCCCACTACCCCTATATctccaggaggagctgggaatTTATCAGAGCTTGATGAAATAACAACCCACATTCCCCCATCCACAGCTGCAGTGCAGGATGACACCACAAAAAATGTTACACCAGAGGTAACAACTGCAGATGCACTTAAAGTTACCATGGAACCGACCAGTCCTCCAGACTCTGGACCTGCCTCAAAACCCCAGGGCAAACCTGACCCACACAAACTAAAGCCCACCCCTAAACCTGATACTAAGCCCCTGGATACACAAACCCTGAATTTAGACAACACAAGAGATTATCAAGCAG ATGACAGCAATGACACAAACCTGTGCAGTGGGCGGCCGGTCAGTGCAGTCACCACACTGAGGAACGGCACGATGGTGGTGTTCAGAG GTCACTACTTCTGGTTCCTGGATAGACACAGTGTACCAAGCCCAGCCCAAGGTATCACACAAGTGTGGGGCGTCCCTTCCCCAATTGACACTGTGTTCACTCGCTGCAACTGCCAGGGCAAAACATACATTCTTAAG GGAGGCCGATACTGGCGATTTGAAAACGATGCTCTGGACCCTGGATATCCCAAAGTCACTAAACTAGGCTTTGATGGGCTCCAGGGCCACATTACAGCTGCCCTGTCTGTGCCTCAGTACAAAACCAGGAGAGAGTCCGTCTACTTCTTCAAGAGAG GAGGATTTGTTCAGAAATATTCCTACCAGTTTGGCACCAGTTCAACGTGTGGCAAGAAAGTCCACAATCCCATTTACGCAGTTCACACCCGAATGGCCCGGCAAGCAG TGTCTGTTTTAGGACCAGCCATCAACATCCGGACAATGTGGAGAGGCTTCCCCTCCACCATCACAGCTGCTGCGTCTGTCCCGAGCAGCAGGGAGCCGGAGGGGTACAAATATTATGTCTTCTCCAGAT CAGCAACCGCCCTCAATGTGAGGATCGATGGCAAGCGTCCCGTCATCGCTGCTCCGAAAGCAAACGTGTCCCCTCAGACCAACAAATTATTTCAATGTCCCAAAAAATCCTAA
- the prg4b gene encoding proteoglycan 4b isoform X4: MSYASFQIYRTMSSKVLCAVFLLACALKCSLAQRSCKGECGAEYYRGYMCQCDYTCLSYGECCQDYESQCTTKNSCMGRCGESFKRGRRCSCDSDCVKYNQCCPDFKTHCDADEPTLTEATEQTPFNEDNSAAADDYSDPLDSPTSYPPDDSSDDVYSTVPSSDYFSKNGVEDLEVSPVPESSSRNGPSTNDPLDQVTIEPTLATDTLEFTTEKVFSQTKGTPSENDLPILNPTTGDATTESTDAGDLKIPPEEVTSLDDIEITVDLDSSQLISTSVSPMEPTASTPDIEATTPLSDEQEVTTINTQDSNTVLETSQVTTVPTSSTLASNPEETTSNPNTEDITSDPPFLLKEPEDPTTPISPGGAGNLSELDEITTHIPPSTAAVQDDTTKNVTPEVTTADALKVTMEPTSPPDSGPASKPQGKPDPHKLKPTPKPDTKPLDTQTLNLDNTRDYQADDSNDTNLCSGRPVSAVTTLRNGTMVVFRGHYFWFLDRHSVPSPAQGITQVWGVPSPIDTVFTRCNCQGKTYILKGGRYWRFENDALDPGYPKVTKLGFDGLQGHITAALSVPQYKTRRESVYFFKRGGFVQKYSYQFGTSSTCGKKVHNPIYAVHTRMARQAVSVLGPAINIRTMWRGFPSTITAAASVPSSREPEGYKYYVFSRSATALNVRIDGKRPVIAAPKANVSPQTNKLFQCPKKS; encoded by the exons ATGTCTTATGCTTCCTTTCAGATCTACAGGACAATGTCTTCCAAAGtactttgtgctgtttttttgcTGGCTTGTGCTTTGAAATGTAGTTTGGCTCAGA GAAGCTGCAAAGGAGAATGTGGTGCTGAGTACTACAGGGGTTACATGTGCCAGTGTGACTATACCTGCCTGTCTTATGGAGAGTGCTGCCAAGATTATGAATCTCAATGCACCACAA AAAACTCGTGTATGGGCCGGTGTGGAGAATCCTTCAAGAGGGGACGACGGTGTAGCTGCGACTCTGATTGTGTGAAGTACAACCAGTGTTGTCCAGATTTTAAGACCCACTGCGATGCAGATG AGCCAACTCTGACTGAGGCAACAGAGCAGACTCCCTTCAATGAAGACAACAGTGCAG CGGCGGATGACTATTCAGATCCTCTGGACAGTCCAACATCATACCCACCAGATGATTCCAGTGATG ATGTGTACAGCACGGTCCCTTCCAGTGACTATTTTTCCAAGAATGGAGTGGAGGATCTGGAGGTGAGTCCAGTCCCAGAGAGCAGCAGTAGGAATGGACCATCTACAAATGACCCGCTAGATCAAGTTACAATTGAACCCACTCTGGCTACAGACACTCTGGAGTTCACCACAGAGAAAgtcttttctcaaacaaagggAACTCCTTCAGAAAATGACCTTCCCATCCTTAACCCCACTACTGGAGATGCCACAACTGAGAGCACAG ATGCTGGAGATCTTAAAATTCCCCCTGAAGAAGTAACAAGTCTCGATGATATAGAGATCACAGTTGACCTCGACTCCAGCCAACTTATTTCAACCTCAGTGTCACCAATGGAACCTACAGCTTCAACACCAGACATCGAGGCTACCACTCCTCTGTCAGACGAGCAAGAAGTCACAACCATCAACACACAGGACTCAAACACAGTCCTAGAAACCTCCCAGGTCACCACCGTCCCTACCTCATCAACATTGGCTTCAAACCCAGAGGAAACAACTTCAAACCCCAACACTGAGGACATCACCAGTGACCCTCCCTTTTTACTGAAAGAACCTGAAGATCCCACTACCCCTATATctccaggaggagctgggaatTTATCAGAGCTTGATGAAATAACAACCCACATTCCCCCATCCACAGCTGCAGTGCAGGATGACACCACAAAAAATGTTACACCAGAGGTAACAACTGCAGATGCACTTAAAGTTACCATGGAACCGACCAGTCCTCCAGACTCTGGACCTGCCTCAAAACCCCAGGGCAAACCTGACCCACACAAACTAAAGCCCACCCCTAAACCTGATACTAAGCCCCTGGATACACAAACCCTGAATTTAGACAACACAAGAGATTATCAAGCAG ATGACAGCAATGACACAAACCTGTGCAGTGGGCGGCCGGTCAGTGCAGTCACCACACTGAGGAACGGCACGATGGTGGTGTTCAGAG GTCACTACTTCTGGTTCCTGGATAGACACAGTGTACCAAGCCCAGCCCAAGGTATCACACAAGTGTGGGGCGTCCCTTCCCCAATTGACACTGTGTTCACTCGCTGCAACTGCCAGGGCAAAACATACATTCTTAAG GGAGGCCGATACTGGCGATTTGAAAACGATGCTCTGGACCCTGGATATCCCAAAGTCACTAAACTAGGCTTTGATGGGCTCCAGGGCCACATTACAGCTGCCCTGTCTGTGCCTCAGTACAAAACCAGGAGAGAGTCCGTCTACTTCTTCAAGAGAG GAGGATTTGTTCAGAAATATTCCTACCAGTTTGGCACCAGTTCAACGTGTGGCAAGAAAGTCCACAATCCCATTTACGCAGTTCACACCCGAATGGCCCGGCAAGCAG TGTCTGTTTTAGGACCAGCCATCAACATCCGGACAATGTGGAGAGGCTTCCCCTCCACCATCACAGCTGCTGCGTCTGTCCCGAGCAGCAGGGAGCCGGAGGGGTACAAATATTATGTCTTCTCCAGAT CAGCAACCGCCCTCAATGTGAGGATCGATGGCAAGCGTCCCGTCATCGCTGCTCCGAAAGCAAACGTGTCCCCTCAGACCAACAAATTATTTCAATGTCCCAAAAAATCCTAA